A genomic window from Aurantimicrobium photophilum includes:
- a CDS encoding DUF4352 domain-containing protein: MTDANNTDPKAAKADAAAAKAKAKALRPWFKKKRFIFPIVLVAIILIANVANAGGGNSSNSADSSTSSEVTTEETTQEESKEAGLNTPVVDGKFTFTVTGVECGITSVGSDMLGETAQGQFCRVGLVVENTGNEPQYMFADNQKAFDAEGREFSPSTSAMIYDGDAGAAWMTEINPGNSITGSLLFDIPAGATLTSIELHDSAFSGGVKVSLQ, encoded by the coding sequence ATGACAGACGCCAACAACACTGACCCAAAAGCCGCCAAGGCAGATGCCGCGGCTGCGAAGGCTAAAGCAAAGGCACTTCGTCCTTGGTTCAAGAAGAAGCGTTTCATCTTTCCAATCGTTCTTGTGGCGATAATTCTTATTGCTAACGTCGCAAATGCAGGCGGTGGCAATTCCTCAAACTCTGCAGATAGCTCAACTTCTTCCGAGGTAACTACTGAAGAAACAACGCAGGAAGAAAGCAAAGAAGCTGGACTGAACACACCAGTGGTCGATGGCAAGTTCACCTTCACCGTTACTGGCGTAGAGTGCGGAATCACCTCTGTCGGTTCAGACATGCTTGGGGAAACTGCTCAGGGCCAGTTCTGCCGCGTAGGTCTTGTAGTTGAAAACACAGGTAACGAGCCACAGTACATGTTTGCTGACAATCAAAAAGCATTCGATGCTGAAGGCCGTGAATTCTCTCCGTCAACTAGCGCCATGATTTACGACGGTGATGCAGGTGCTGCTTGGATGACTGAAATCAACCCAGGTAACTCAATTACTGGTTCGCTTTTGTTTGACATCCCAGCAGGTGCAACCCTCACCTCTATTGAACTTCACGACAGTGCGTTCAGCGGTGGAGTTAAGGTATCCCTGCAGTAA